In Phycisphaeraceae bacterium, one DNA window encodes the following:
- a CDS encoding lamin tail domain-containing protein — translation MSNPFSLRSEVAVIASLALATAVLAEIRITEYMYTGANGEFIEITNVGSTPVNLAGWSYDDSARVCGTFPIGAIGILAPGASAIITESTEAAFRAAWNLPLSVPVVGDLGKADGYNYGRNDTIALYDASLNLVDRLDYGDQDFPGSIRTQNISGWVVAEGLGANNAYAWQLSVVGDAQNSYDSSLNARGNPGTFVIVGEAPRGLGMVLTEYMYQGPGGEFVEFTNLSDAPIDMTGWKLDDSNLLGGPDGPFDLSAFGVVAPGESVIVTESAADAFRAAWGLSASVKVIGDLGKPFGNQLGRNDEINIYDDACNLVDRLTFGDQAFPGSIRAQNSSGWVPESALGANDPFAWVLATVGDAQNSYASTGNDKGNPGFYPRVTQPSTPGDANGDGVVNGADIAIVLGNWGSCPGGAPGCAGDLNGDGVVDGADIAFVLGNWS, via the coding sequence ATGTCGAATCCGTTCTCACTTCGCAGCGAGGTTGCGGTCATCGCGTCGCTCGCCCTCGCCACTGCCGTTCTCGCTGAGATCCGCATCACCGAGTACATGTACACCGGCGCCAATGGTGAATTCATCGAGATCACCAATGTCGGAAGCACCCCGGTGAACCTCGCCGGCTGGTCCTATGACGACAGCGCCCGAGTCTGCGGCACCTTCCCGATCGGGGCCATCGGAATTCTTGCCCCTGGCGCCAGCGCGATCATCACCGAGTCAACCGAGGCTGCATTCCGCGCCGCGTGGAACCTGCCCCTCAGCGTGCCTGTCGTTGGCGACCTCGGCAAGGCCGACGGCTACAACTACGGCCGCAACGACACGATCGCCCTGTACGACGCGTCGCTCAACCTCGTCGATCGCCTCGACTATGGCGACCAGGACTTCCCCGGCTCCATCCGAACGCAGAACATCAGCGGCTGGGTGGTGGCGGAGGGCCTCGGTGCAAACAACGCCTATGCGTGGCAGCTCTCGGTTGTCGGTGACGCTCAGAACTCCTACGACAGCTCGCTCAATGCTCGCGGCAACCCCGGCACCTTCGTGATCGTGGGCGAAGCCCCGCGCGGTCTCGGCATGGTGCTGACCGAGTACATGTACCAGGGCCCCGGCGGTGAGTTCGTCGAGTTCACGAACCTCTCCGACGCGCCGATCGACATGACCGGCTGGAAGCTCGACGACAGCAATCTCCTCGGCGGTCCTGACGGTCCCTTCGACCTCAGCGCCTTCGGCGTGGTCGCGCCGGGTGAGAGCGTCATCGTGACCGAGTCGGCCGCCGACGCCTTCCGCGCCGCGTGGGGTCTCTCCGCGTCGGTGAAGGTCATCGGCGACCTCGGCAAGCCCTTCGGAAACCAGCTCGGGCGCAACGACGAGATCAACATCTACGACGATGCGTGCAACCTCGTCGATCGTCTCACCTTCGGCGACCAGGCGTTCCCCGGCTCGATCCGGGCGCAGAACTCGAGCGGCTGGGTTCCGGAGTCGGCGCTCGGCGCGAATGACCCCTTCGCCTGGGTGCTTGCCACCGTTGGCGATGCCCAGAACAGCTACGCCTCGACCGGCAACGACAAGGGCAACCCTGGCTTCTACCCGCGTGTGACGCAGCCGTCGACGCCCGGTGACGCGAATGGCGACGGTGTCGTCAACGGTGCCGACATCGCGATCGTGCTCGGCAACTGGGGAAGCTGCCCCGGCGGTGCGCCCGGATGCGCCGGCGACCTCAACGGCGACGGCGTGGTTGACGGCGCGGACATCGCGTTCGTGCTTGGCAACTGGAGCTGA
- a CDS encoding DUF3300 domain-containing protein, protein MHRILPAFLAFLSSSVAITPSFGGAMIAVHGPALPAPMALALQMSTAPPPQAPSAASATPAAAPTAGTTGTFNQGQLEQVVAPVALYPDALLSQILMASTYPLQVVEADRWVKANPNVAGDAAAKALESQAWDPSVKSLVNFPTVLDMMSSQLSWTQQLGDAFVTEQKATMDAIQSLRAKAKAQGNLQSTDQQTVTVEPSSQTIVIQPSNPDVIYVPTYDPTVVYGGWAYPAYPPYYWYPPGYTAGAAAISFGVGVACGLAWGYAWGHCDWNRGDINVNVNQNRQFNQNINRQNYINNYQNNSNRSVSGSRSDWQRGEGTWKHDPANRGGVPYRSGDAAQRFGGYTQQQAEQARQDFRGRADQGRQSLNQGAASEFRGRDAPSGSFGGDRAAGGDRGTARPLPADRSRGDSGAFGGMDRGGDASRSASDRGAYSRGSGNFSQNRGGGNFSQNRGGGSYGASQNRGSGGYRGGYSGGGRSGGGGGRGGSRGGGGRR, encoded by the coding sequence ATGCATCGAATCCTTCCTGCCTTCCTGGCCTTCCTCTCTTCCAGCGTTGCAATCACACCGTCGTTCGGCGGCGCGATGATCGCGGTCCATGGGCCTGCGCTGCCAGCGCCGATGGCGCTTGCATTGCAGATGAGCACGGCACCGCCTCCGCAGGCGCCGAGTGCCGCGAGCGCGACGCCTGCCGCAGCGCCGACCGCGGGGACGACCGGCACTTTCAATCAGGGCCAGCTCGAGCAGGTCGTCGCGCCCGTGGCGCTCTATCCCGATGCCCTGCTTTCGCAGATCCTGATGGCTTCGACCTATCCGCTCCAAGTGGTGGAAGCCGATCGCTGGGTCAAGGCCAACCCGAATGTCGCAGGCGATGCCGCCGCGAAGGCCCTCGAGTCCCAGGCGTGGGATCCGAGCGTGAAGTCGCTTGTGAACTTCCCCACCGTACTCGACATGATGAGCTCGCAGCTGTCATGGACCCAGCAACTGGGTGATGCCTTTGTGACTGAACAGAAGGCGACCATGGACGCCATTCAGTCGCTTCGCGCGAAGGCGAAGGCGCAGGGCAATCTTCAATCGACCGATCAGCAGACCGTGACGGTCGAGCCATCATCCCAGACGATCGTGATCCAGCCGTCGAATCCCGATGTCATCTATGTGCCGACCTACGACCCCACCGTGGTGTATGGCGGCTGGGCGTACCCCGCATATCCCCCGTACTACTGGTACCCGCCGGGGTACACAGCCGGCGCGGCGGCAATCTCCTTTGGCGTGGGCGTCGCCTGCGGCCTCGCGTGGGGCTACGCGTGGGGGCACTGCGACTGGAACCGCGGTGACATCAATGTGAATGTCAACCAGAACCGGCAGTTCAATCAGAACATCAACCGCCAGAACTACATCAACAACTACCAGAACAACTCCAATCGATCCGTCAGCGGCTCGCGCAGTGACTGGCAGCGCGGTGAAGGCACATGGAAGCACGACCCGGCCAATCGAGGCGGAGTGCCCTACAGGAGCGGCGATGCGGCGCAGCGCTTCGGCGGCTACACGCAGCAGCAGGCCGAGCAGGCGCGGCAGGACTTCAGGGGGCGAGCCGATCAGGGGCGACAGAGCCTGAATCAGGGCGCGGCCTCCGAGTTCCGCGGACGCGACGCACCAAGTGGATCCTTTGGTGGAGATCGCGCCGCTGGTGGCGATCGTGGCACCGCGCGACCGCTCCCCGCCGATCGTTCGCGCGGTGACAGTGGCGCGTTCGGTGGAATGGACCGAGGTGGAGACGCCAGCCGGAGTGCCAGTGATCGCGGGGCCTACAGCCGCGGAAGCGGCAACTTCAGCCAGAACCGCGGTGGCGGCAACTTCAGCCAGAACCGCGGCGGCGGTTCGTATGGCGCCAGCCAGAACCGAGGCTCGGGTGGCTATCGGGGCGGTTATAGCGGTGGCGGTCGCAGCGGCGGCGGTGGCGGCCGCGGTGGATCTCGTGGAGGAGGTGGTCGTCGATGA
- a CDS encoding DUF2950 domain-containing protein produces MKAFTFCALILIGIVQFGCHTPGAVYETPEAATAALVDALSPLSSEKVRTVLGSQGVDLLQTGDAEADQTMVDRFVTAFRSQHEFITIDDEIVIVEVGDDGWPLPIPLVRSGQGWRFDTAAGIDEINARRVGRNELDVMQACHAIVDAQREYAAGGYGGSPGVYASRLRSTPGSRDGLYWETSDGEPPSPIGPFLADSGFDPGDASTGSRRSFAGYHFRPLLGQGRFAPGGAMDYVVDGRLTKGFAVIAWPVEYGETGVMTFMISHSGVLFERDFGPRTASRVASIHRFDPDPEWTVVPQDWE; encoded by the coding sequence ATGAAAGCGTTCACATTCTGTGCCTTGATTCTGATCGGCATCGTCCAGTTTGGCTGCCACACTCCCGGTGCGGTCTATGAGACCCCCGAGGCGGCCACGGCGGCGCTCGTTGACGCGCTGAGTCCGCTCAGTTCGGAGAAGGTGAGAACCGTTCTGGGTTCTCAAGGTGTTGATCTCCTCCAGACCGGTGACGCCGAGGCAGATCAGACGATGGTCGATCGCTTCGTGACGGCCTTCCGAAGCCAGCATGAGTTCATCACCATCGATGACGAGATCGTCATCGTCGAAGTCGGCGACGATGGATGGCCCCTGCCGATTCCACTGGTGCGATCCGGCCAGGGTTGGCGATTTGACACGGCGGCCGGGATCGACGAGATCAACGCGCGGCGGGTCGGTCGCAACGAGCTCGATGTCATGCAGGCCTGCCACGCGATCGTCGACGCCCAGCGTGAGTACGCAGCGGGCGGATACGGCGGATCGCCGGGTGTCTACGCCTCGCGCCTGCGAAGCACGCCGGGAAGTCGCGACGGGCTCTATTGGGAGACGAGTGACGGCGAGCCCCCCAGTCCGATCGGCCCCTTCCTTGCTGACTCGGGGTTTGATCCGGGCGACGCCTCCACTGGATCGCGGCGGAGTTTCGCGGGCTACCACTTCCGTCCCCTTCTCGGTCAAGGTCGCTTTGCTCCCGGAGGCGCCATGGACTATGTCGTCGATGGTCGTCTGACCAAGGGCTTCGCGGTGATCGCTTGGCCCGTCGAGTACGGCGAGACGGGGGTCATGACCTTCATGATCAGCCATTCAGGAGTGCTCTTTGAGCGGGACTTCGGCCCGCGGACCGCGTCACGGGTCGCCTCGATTCATCGCTTCGATCCCGATCCCGAATGGACGGTGGTCCCCCAGGATTGGGAGTAA
- a CDS encoding carboxymuconolactone decarboxylase family protein, producing MRVKVEPTAVRRAFEPLRHSTAFSESAARVAAGHLPLEMLQAMSLRPELLAAFGAVSEAIYPGGIVEREIKELIILDVSIRNRCQFCADSHIDMARALGMGDDASQLLDNLAALPERQRIAVEYARAVTRDANALPESLWQKVHAVFSDAEVVELTAITGLITMLNLFNNALGVRYHSTGSQPSAAG from the coding sequence ATGCGCGTCAAGGTTGAGCCGACCGCCGTTCGCCGCGCGTTCGAACCGCTGCGACACTCGACGGCGTTCTCGGAGAGCGCCGCGCGAGTTGCGGCAGGTCACCTTCCCCTTGAGATGTTGCAGGCGATGAGCCTCCGGCCGGAGCTCCTCGCTGCCTTCGGGGCGGTCAGCGAAGCGATTTACCCGGGCGGCATTGTTGAGCGTGAGATCAAGGAACTGATCATTCTCGATGTCTCGATCAGGAACCGCTGCCAGTTCTGCGCTGATTCACATATCGACATGGCGCGTGCCCTCGGCATGGGTGACGACGCCTCGCAGCTTCTTGACAATCTCGCCGCCCTGCCCGAGCGACAGCGCATTGCCGTCGAGTACGCCCGGGCCGTGACGCGTGATGCGAATGCCCTGCCTGAATCGCTGTGGCAGAAGGTCCACGCGGTCTTCTCCGATGCCGAAGTGGTTGAGCTGACCGCGATCACCGGTCTCATCACGATGTTGAATCTCTTCAACAACGCTCTCGGGGTGCGCTATCACTCAACGGGCAGCCAACCTTCGGCAGCTGGATGA
- a CDS encoding Na+/H+ antiporter subunit E — translation MPSTDLGAPSWFRSVLPDLIAGAIVAAVSAWLSLHLLPPRRGRGAWAARARVVGRFFTQLVRAGVEVAWLAMKPRLALRPGCVEFRSGLEEPLERAAFAGMSSLVPGTLAVDPPEGDPWRIHCLDVNAPVVESLRMDEALFDQARRRTALKRERLS, via the coding sequence GTGCCCTCCACAGATCTCGGCGCACCATCGTGGTTCCGGAGCGTTCTGCCCGATCTGATCGCGGGTGCCATCGTCGCGGCAGTATCGGCATGGCTGAGCCTTCACCTTCTGCCGCCTCGGCGAGGCCGCGGCGCATGGGCGGCTCGCGCTCGAGTCGTCGGGCGCTTCTTCACTCAACTGGTGCGAGCGGGAGTGGAGGTCGCGTGGCTTGCGATGAAGCCGCGACTGGCGCTGCGTCCCGGATGCGTGGAGTTTCGGAGCGGGCTTGAGGAGCCGCTTGAACGGGCGGCGTTCGCGGGCATGTCAAGCCTCGTGCCGGGCACGCTTGCGGTTGACCCGCCCGAGGGCGATCCGTGGCGCATCCACTGCTTGGATGTCAACGCACCGGTGGTCGAGAGCCTCCGGATGGACGAAGCACTCTTCGACCAAGCCCGTCGGCGGACGGCCCTCAAGAGGGAGCGTCTGTCTTGA
- a CDS encoding monovalent cation/H(+) antiporter subunit G — translation MSGLADLLTIVAVSAGAFFFLAGSLGFLRFPDPLSRLHAVTKADTLGLGLIIVGLLPTVDHPLTAVKMLLVWVAALVAAATIGPLAGQLAREDLDTPMFDGDRTP, via the coding sequence ATGAGCGGCCTTGCAGACCTCCTGACGATCGTCGCCGTCTCGGCTGGAGCGTTCTTCTTCCTTGCCGGTTCGCTTGGCTTTCTGCGCTTTCCCGATCCGCTCTCTCGCCTGCACGCCGTGACGAAGGCGGACACGCTCGGCCTCGGGCTGATCATCGTGGGTCTCCTTCCGACGGTTGACCATCCGCTCACGGCCGTGAAGATGCTCCTCGTGTGGGTCGCCGCGCTGGTTGCTGCCGCGACCATCGGCCCGCTCGCCGGACAGTTGGCCCGAGAGGACCTCGACACACCGATGTTCGATGGAGACCGCACACCGTGA
- a CDS encoding DUF4040 domain-containing protein: MTGSHLLDGALAILMSALAWWSVTARSGFASLTGFIAYGSLLMLAWMRLRAPDVAMTEGAISTGLSGLVFFRALSRSEGQARSVDPVRPALPVRGAAAVLCGVIAAGVAWVVLQPSSPAPTLATTAAEQLPRLGLGNPVNGVLLGFRALDTLLEKVVLLLALIGVWSLAASGASPGAPRVAAEPSHGSITLLGRVLPPIGLLFAFYLLWNSADHPGGAFASAAILTAMALLLLMTGIIRLPSIASRGLRLSVIAGPVVFIVVAFAGIVTTRAFLAYPDAWAKALIIAIEVPLTISVAVMLALLVAGPPVERTA, translated from the coding sequence GTGACCGGCTCGCATCTCCTCGATGGTGCACTGGCCATTCTCATGTCGGCGCTCGCGTGGTGGAGCGTGACGGCGCGAAGCGGCTTCGCATCGCTCACCGGCTTCATCGCCTATGGCTCGCTGCTGATGCTGGCGTGGATGAGGTTGCGCGCGCCCGATGTCGCCATGACCGAGGGTGCGATTTCGACCGGTCTTTCGGGACTTGTCTTCTTTCGGGCGCTCTCGCGATCTGAAGGTCAGGCGCGTTCGGTCGATCCGGTCCGGCCGGCGCTTCCGGTGCGCGGGGCCGCCGCCGTCCTGTGCGGAGTCATCGCCGCAGGAGTGGCGTGGGTGGTGCTGCAACCATCGTCGCCGGCGCCGACCCTGGCCACCACCGCCGCCGAACAACTGCCGAGGCTCGGTCTTGGCAACCCGGTGAATGGCGTGCTGCTTGGCTTTCGAGCACTTGACACCCTGCTTGAGAAGGTGGTCCTCCTCCTCGCGCTGATCGGAGTCTGGTCACTGGCTGCTTCAGGCGCGTCCCCCGGCGCACCGCGCGTGGCCGCGGAGCCTTCGCATGGGTCGATCACCTTGCTCGGACGAGTGCTGCCGCCGATCGGACTTCTCTTCGCGTTCTATCTTCTCTGGAACAGTGCCGACCATCCGGGCGGCGCCTTCGCGAGCGCGGCCATTCTCACCGCTATGGCTCTGCTCCTCCTGATGACAGGCATCATCCGACTGCCTTCGATCGCGTCGCGCGGATTGCGCCTCTCGGTCATCGCGGGTCCGGTGGTCTTCATCGTCGTGGCCTTTGCCGGAATCGTGACCACGCGCGCCTTCCTCGCCTACCCCGACGCGTGGGCGAAGGCGCTCATCATCGCCATCGAAGTGCCACTCACTATCTCCGTTGCGGTGATGCTCGCGCTCCTTGTTGCAGGCCCCCCGGTGGAGCGCACCGCTTGA
- a CDS encoding NADH-quinone oxidoreductase subunit K, translated as MIDTPTIMGIGAAALIGIGLYGVIVPVSYLRRIVACNILGGGIFLLFGVIARRGADGAFAADPVPQAFVITGMVVAFAATVLAVTLLERLTEGVSAESAEPQKGAIDTEPAQGADES; from the coding sequence TTGATCGACACACCCACCATCATGGGGATCGGCGCCGCGGCGCTCATAGGGATTGGGCTCTACGGCGTCATCGTGCCCGTCTCGTACCTGCGCCGCATCGTGGCGTGCAACATTCTCGGCGGCGGGATCTTCCTCCTCTTCGGAGTCATCGCCCGCCGCGGCGCCGACGGCGCGTTCGCAGCCGATCCCGTGCCGCAGGCGTTTGTCATCACCGGCATGGTCGTCGCGTTCGCCGCCACCGTTCTTGCCGTCACGCTGCTTGAGCGCCTGACCGAAGGCGTTTCGGCGGAGAGCGCCGAGCCGCAGAAGGGCGCCATCGACACGGAACCGGCGCAGGGAGCGGATGAGTCGTGA
- a CDS encoding efflux RND transporter periplasmic adaptor subunit, with product MNASFNASRITGLIVGLVIAGSAIIWALTLRGRAPAEPKEPMVRPLLVVPVGTSGEVERRFPARVRATSEANLAFEVSGVVRTLPIVRGQRVKSGDLLAELDLRDFQSRLASAEASLAQQVEEVARRQRAFDQGAATEMEMIRARAALDSAQAARDIAVKALEDATLRAPFDGIIADVFVDQFQNVTAGAAIARIQGGEGIRVEINVDAGRVALARTLNEQAEYAVRFDFLPEREYPVKLVEFTTEADRATQTFRAFFQLEPQGDVVILPGMTATLFERLPPAPGTGGFSVPLTSVVHGDGGGAFVWVVDDSGQGVASVRQAPVQLGEVNDDRVMVTAGLTQGQRIAAAGVHHLVDGQRVRPVGQVSPSDLQ from the coding sequence ATGAATGCGAGCTTCAATGCATCTCGAATCACCGGGCTCATCGTGGGTCTTGTGATCGCCGGTTCCGCCATCATCTGGGCGCTGACCCTTCGAGGTCGCGCGCCGGCAGAGCCCAAGGAGCCGATGGTCCGCCCGCTGCTGGTCGTCCCCGTCGGCACCTCCGGCGAGGTTGAGCGGCGCTTCCCCGCACGAGTTCGAGCAACTTCCGAAGCGAACCTCGCCTTTGAAGTGAGCGGCGTGGTCCGAACCCTGCCCATCGTTCGAGGTCAACGGGTCAAGTCTGGCGATCTGCTCGCGGAACTCGACCTTCGCGACTTCCAGAGTCGTCTTGCCTCGGCCGAAGCTTCTTTGGCCCAGCAGGTCGAAGAGGTCGCTCGGCGACAGCGCGCCTTCGACCAAGGCGCAGCCACAGAGATGGAGATGATCCGCGCGAGGGCTGCGCTCGACTCCGCCCAAGCAGCACGGGACATTGCCGTGAAGGCTCTTGAAGATGCGACGCTTCGGGCTCCCTTTGACGGCATCATTGCCGATGTCTTCGTCGATCAGTTCCAGAATGTCACAGCAGGGGCGGCGATTGCGCGCATCCAAGGGGGAGAGGGGATTCGCGTCGAGATCAATGTCGATGCCGGGCGGGTCGCTCTCGCGCGCACGCTCAACGAGCAGGCCGAGTACGCCGTGCGATTCGACTTTCTCCCCGAGCGCGAGTATCCGGTGAAGCTCGTGGAGTTCACAACCGAGGCCGATCGCGCAACGCAGACCTTTCGAGCCTTCTTCCAGCTAGAACCGCAGGGCGATGTCGTCATTCTCCCCGGAATGACGGCCACCCTGTTCGAGCGTCTCCCCCCGGCGCCCGGAACCGGCGGGTTCTCTGTCCCGCTGACTTCGGTGGTCCATGGTGATGGAGGCGGCGCCTTCGTCTGGGTGGTCGACGATTCGGGCCAAGGGGTGGCGTCGGTCAGGCAAGCGCCCGTTCAACTCGGCGAAGTCAACGACGACCGAGTCATGGTGACCGCCGGACTGACCCAGGGCCAGCGCATCGCGGCGGCCGGTGTCCATCACCTCGTCGATGGCCAGCGCGTTCGTCCGGTTGGCCAGGTCTCCCCTTCGGATCTGCAATGA
- a CDS encoding efflux RND transporter permease subunit yields the protein MNIAEATIRFRTFSLIATLAMVAGGVYAYMTMGRLEDPEFTIKEALIITHYPGASATEVAEEVTDAIETAVQRMGQVDHVESISEPGRSVVKVVMRDRYDGNALPQIWDELRRRVDDAARTLPPGTSVPLVRDDFGDVYGVFYAISGDGFPMSTLEEYAETLRRELLLVEDVGSIQLFGVQPEVVFVEFATERIAQLGLAPELLIASLVGQNLAVDAGEIVAGNRRLRVEPTGQFRSVEEIGDLLILNNTADGTRLYLRDIATITRGYADPPANLMFFNGAPAIGVALSTVSGGNVVRMGDAVTSRMKELEAQIPIGVEIGLVAHQADTVTAAIDVFVTSLVQAFAIVIGTLMIFMGLRSGLIIGLGLVLTVLGTFVIMKATGVMLERVSLGALVIALALMVDNAIVIVDGMQGLMQRGINAIEAASRVVRQTAMPLLGATFVAVFAFAAIGLSQDRTGEYTVSLFLVMLYSLMLSWVLAITITPLLGFWMMSVPKTPQKEPFTGAVFRGYRRFLDLCFRHRMAVLLVVLGLLISAVLAFRHVERSFFPPSTRLQFMVHSWAPRGTAIEVTTRDALAMADTIMGFDGVTDVATFVGAGSPRFLLTYTPEDPSPAYALTLVSVDDPSVIGPLLAKIERDFRESFPDHSILARRFSLGPSHLQRIQVRIRGSDPEVLQSIKGDVMAAFSADADIVDLSDNWRERTPLVVPVVNEIHARDAGLTRRDIAQAIRFSTDGIQVGLYREGDALLPIIARPRQGERQTIESVRDAEIWSPIASRRIPLRQVVGEFRTTSEHTIHHRRDRLPTITVKADAASGDADGAVRRLMPAVAAIALPPGYSIDWGGEFEDSTTAQRSLAGNLPLVGILMVLTVIALFNAVRPPLIVFTVVPLGIIGVSFGLLATGQPFGFMALLGFMSLSGMLIKNAIVLLDEIGVRIKDSDNPLMAIREAGVSRLSPVMLAAFTTVLGMIPLLSDAFFVAMSVAIMAGLTFATVLTLVVVPVLYAVLFRVQERPRMTSPPATPSAEPRPE from the coding sequence ATGAACATTGCCGAAGCCACCATCCGGTTCCGGACCTTCTCGCTCATCGCCACGCTCGCGATGGTGGCCGGTGGTGTCTACGCCTACATGACGATGGGTCGGCTCGAAGATCCCGAGTTCACCATCAAAGAGGCGCTCATCATCACCCACTACCCTGGCGCCTCGGCGACAGAGGTGGCGGAGGAGGTGACCGACGCCATCGAGACGGCTGTGCAGCGCATGGGCCAGGTCGACCATGTCGAGAGCATTTCAGAGCCCGGTCGCTCGGTGGTGAAGGTGGTGATGCGCGATCGCTACGACGGCAACGCGCTGCCTCAGATCTGGGATGAATTGCGGCGTCGTGTCGATGATGCGGCTCGCACGCTGCCACCGGGAACTTCGGTTCCGCTTGTCCGGGACGATTTCGGGGATGTCTACGGCGTCTTCTATGCCATCTCCGGCGACGGTTTCCCCATGTCCACACTGGAGGAGTACGCCGAGACGCTTCGTCGCGAACTCCTGCTGGTCGAGGATGTGGGCAGCATCCAGCTCTTCGGCGTCCAGCCGGAAGTCGTCTTCGTCGAGTTCGCCACGGAGCGGATCGCCCAACTCGGTCTGGCCCCCGAGTTGCTGATTGCCTCGCTGGTCGGCCAGAACCTTGCCGTCGATGCGGGCGAGATCGTCGCCGGAAACCGCCGTCTGCGCGTTGAACCGACCGGGCAGTTCCGATCGGTCGAGGAGATCGGCGATCTCCTGATCCTGAACAACACGGCCGATGGCACGCGGCTCTATCTGCGCGACATTGCGACGATCACTCGGGGCTATGCCGACCCGCCGGCCAATCTGATGTTCTTCAACGGAGCGCCGGCGATCGGCGTTGCACTCTCGACGGTGTCGGGCGGCAATGTGGTCCGGATGGGTGACGCGGTCACCAGCCGCATGAAGGAACTCGAGGCGCAGATCCCCATCGGAGTTGAGATCGGCCTCGTGGCGCATCAGGCGGACACCGTCACGGCCGCAATCGATGTCTTCGTGACCAGTCTCGTTCAGGCGTTCGCGATCGTCATCGGCACGCTCATGATCTTCATGGGCCTTCGCAGCGGACTTATCATCGGCCTCGGCCTGGTGCTCACCGTGCTCGGCACCTTTGTCATCATGAAGGCAACCGGCGTGATGCTCGAGCGCGTCAGCCTCGGTGCCCTCGTCATCGCCCTCGCGCTCATGGTGGACAATGCCATCGTCATCGTCGACGGCATGCAGGGGCTCATGCAGCGCGGCATCAACGCGATCGAGGCGGCCTCTCGCGTGGTGCGGCAGACCGCGATGCCTCTGCTCGGAGCGACCTTCGTGGCCGTCTTCGCCTTCGCGGCGATCGGGCTCTCGCAGGATCGCACGGGTGAGTACACGGTTTCACTCTTCCTGGTGATGCTCTATTCGCTGATGTTGAGCTGGGTTCTCGCCATCACCATCACACCGCTGCTCGGCTTCTGGATGATGTCGGTGCCGAAGACACCCCAGAAGGAGCCGTTCACCGGCGCGGTCTTCCGCGGGTATCGACGCTTCCTCGACCTCTGCTTCCGCCATCGCATGGCGGTGCTCCTCGTCGTGCTCGGCCTGCTCATCAGCGCCGTCCTCGCCTTCCGTCATGTGGAGCGCAGCTTCTTCCCACCGTCGACGCGCCTCCAGTTCATGGTGCATTCGTGGGCGCCGCGCGGCACGGCCATCGAGGTCACGACGCGCGACGCGCTGGCCATGGCCGACACGATCATGGGGTTCGACGGCGTCACCGATGTGGCGACATTCGTCGGCGCAGGATCTCCACGCTTCCTATTGACCTACACACCGGAAGATCCAAGCCCCGCCTATGCCCTCACGCTCGTGTCGGTCGATGATCCGAGCGTGATCGGCCCGCTGCTCGCGAAGATCGAGCGGGATTTCCGCGAATCGTTCCCCGACCACTCGATCCTGGCCCGTCGCTTCTCCCTGGGCCCGTCGCATCTCCAGCGCATCCAGGTGCGCATTCGCGGCTCCGACCCCGAGGTTCTCCAGTCGATCAAGGGCGATGTCATGGCGGCATTCAGCGCCGATGCGGACATCGTCGATCTCAGCGACAACTGGCGGGAGCGCACACCACTGGTGGTGCCCGTCGTCAACGAGATTCATGCAAGAGATGCAGGGCTCACGCGGCGCGATATCGCGCAGGCAATCCGCTTCAGCACCGACGGCATTCAGGTGGGGCTCTATCGCGAGGGCGATGCCCTGCTGCCGATCATCGCGCGGCCGCGCCAGGGTGAACGGCAGACCATCGAGAGCGTGAGAGATGCGGAGATCTGGTCGCCGATTGCCTCGCGGCGCATTCCGCTGCGCCAAGTGGTCGGCGAGTTCAGAACCACGAGCGAGCACACCATCCACCATCGCCGCGACCGCCTCCCGACGATCACCGTGAAGGCCGATGCCGCCAGTGGAGATGCCGATGGTGCCGTGCGCCGTTTGATGCCGGCCGTGGCCGCGATCGCGCTGCCGCCGGGATACTCGATCGACTGGGGCGGCGAGTTCGAGGATTCAACCACCGCGCAGCGCTCGCTCGCCGGCAATCTCCCGCTGGTCGGCATCCTGATGGTGCTGACGGTGATCGCGCTCTTCAACGCCGTGCGGCCGCCGCTGATCGTCTTCACCGTGGTGCCTCTCGGCATCATTGGCGTCTCGTTCGGCCTGCTCGCCACCGGTCAGCCCTTCGGGTTCATGGCACTGCTCGGCTTCATGAGTCTGTCCGGCATGCTCATCAAGAACGCGATCGTGCTTCTCGATGAGATCGGCGTGCGCATCAAGGATTCGGACAACCCGTTGATGGCGATCCGAGAAGCGGGCGTCAGCCGTCTCTCGCCGGTCATGCTGGCCGCGTTCACCACCGTGCTCGGCATGATCCCCCTGCTTTCGGACGCCTTTTTCGTGGCGATGTCCGTCGCCATCATGGCGGGTCTCACCTTTGCCACCGTGCTGACACTGGTCGTTGTTCCCGTTCTCTACGCGGTGCTCTTCCGAGTGCAGGAACGACCCCGCATGACATCACCGCCTGCGACACCATCGGCAGAGCCCCGTCCGGAGTAG